Proteins from one Triticum aestivum cultivar Chinese Spring chromosome 7A, IWGSC CS RefSeq v2.1, whole genome shotgun sequence genomic window:
- the LOC123147504 gene encoding photosystem II core complex proteins psbY, chloroplastic codes for MATIATMTMLKPAKITARSAPSSSPSSSTKVASPSISLRSLQKNAAKKGALAVSPAAAAMASAFFTSLASSDAAMASQRIADVAAAAPADDNRGLLLLFVVAPALGWVLYNILQPALNQLNKMRSEKALVAGLGIGAAAAAGLAAVPEPASAAVQELAALAAVVPADDNRGLLLLFVVAPALGWVLYNILQPALNQLNKMRSN; via the coding sequence ATGGCGACCATAGCCACGATGACCATGCTCAAGCCCGCCAAGATCACGGCCAGGTCGGCGCCTTCGTCGTCACCGTCGTCCAGCACCAAGGTGGCGTCCCCGAGCATCTCGCTGCGCAGCCTGCAGAAGAACGCGGCCAAGAAGGGGGCCCTGGCCGTGTCGCCGGCGGCCGCGGCCATGGCGAGCGCCTTCTTCACCTCGCTGGCCTCGTCGGACGCGGCGATGGCGTCGCAGCGGATCgcggacgtggcggcggcggcgcccgcggACGACAACCGGGGCCTGCTGCTGCTCTTCGTGGTGGCGCCCGCGCTCGGGTGGGTGCTCTACAACATCCTCCAGCCGGCGCTGAACCAGCTCAACAAGATGCGGTCCGAGAAGGCGCTCGTCGCCGGGCTCGGCAtcggcgccgccgcggccgcgggCCTGGCCGCCGTGCCGGAGCCGGCCTCCGCCGCCGTGCAGGAGCTCGCCGCACTGGCGGCGGTAGTGCCCGCCGACGACAACCGGGGCCTGCTGCTGCTCTTCGTGGTGGCGCCCGCGCTCGGGTGGGTGCTGTACAACATCCTGCAGCCGGCGCTGAACCAGCTCAACAAAATGCGGTCCAACtga